The following are from one region of the Lentimicrobiaceae bacterium genome:
- a CDS encoding energy transducer TonB — MKINKDNIKGITGTIVFHGLLLAVLLLMALRTPLPLPEEAGVEVNIGNSDEGMGMIQPEQIAAAAQNAAPSASQPSKDDIVTDNNEEAPAIEPVKKVTPKPSEKPQPKPATKPAPQPAPQPVVNPNALYKGKPGSNTGGGNQGITGNPGDQGKPNGTPGADNYDGDGGSGGGISFSLAGRSKRQIPKPSNNFTERGIVVVTIFVNRNGDVTRVISGAKGTTTSSLELRRLAEQAARLAKFSPKEDAPEEQKGTITYIFELN; from the coding sequence ATGAAGATTAATAAAGACAATATAAAAGGAATCACCGGAACCATTGTGTTTCATGGCTTATTGCTGGCTGTATTGCTTTTGATGGCACTTCGCACTCCTTTGCCTTTACCTGAAGAAGCCGGAGTAGAGGTCAATATAGGCAATTCAGACGAAGGCATGGGCATGATTCAGCCTGAACAGATAGCTGCAGCGGCTCAAAATGCCGCTCCATCGGCATCCCAGCCCTCAAAAGACGATATCGTTACAGATAACAATGAAGAAGCTCCGGCAATTGAACCCGTAAAAAAAGTTACGCCAAAGCCTTCTGAAAAACCACAACCAAAGCCCGCAACGAAACCCGCACCCCAACCCGCACCCCAACCCGTGGTTAACCCCAATGCCCTTTACAAAGGAAAGCCAGGAAGCAATACCGGCGGAGGAAACCAGGGAATAACCGGTAATCCCGGCGACCAGGGCAAACCCAATGGCACACCCGGAGCTGATAATTATGATGGAGATGGCGGTTCAGGAGGTGGAATATCATTTAGCTTAGCCGGCCGCAGTAAAAGACAAATACCGAAACCCTCCAACAACTTTACTGAACGCGGCATTGTGGTGGTTACCATATTTGTAAACCGAAACGGAGACGTTACCCGTGTAATTTCAGGAGCCAAAGGAACCACAACTTCAAGTCTTGAACTCAGACGATTGGCTGAACAGGCCGCCCGCCTGGCTAAATTCAGCCCGAAAGAAGATGCACCGGAAGAGCAAAAAGGAACTATTACGTATATTTTTGAATTAAACTGA
- a CDS encoding biopolymer transporter ExbD, with amino-acid sequence MAIKSRNKISTQFSMASMSDLVFLLLIFFMLTSTLISPNAIKLLLPSSSSKTMAKQSLTVYIDANYNYFVEEKPVMSEFLTESIGNSLQGQNDASVVLRADQTVPVQYIVTLIDAVNKVNELTNTRHKVILATKPAK; translated from the coding sequence ATGGCTATAAAATCAAGAAATAAAATAAGCACTCAATTCAGCATGGCATCCATGTCTGACCTTGTTTTTCTGTTGCTTATCTTTTTTATGCTGACTTCCACACTGATAAGCCCCAATGCCATTAAACTACTGTTACCATCAAGCAGTAGTAAAACCATGGCCAAGCAATCGCTTACTGTTTATATTGATGCCAATTACAATTACTTCGTAGAAGAGAAGCCGGTAATGTCGGAATTTCTGACAGAAAGCATTGGCAACAGTCTGCAAGGGCAGAATGATGCATCGGTGGTATTAAGAGCTGATCAAACGGTGCCGGTTCAATACATTGTTACACTGATTGATGCAGTTAATAAGGTAAATGAACTCACCAACACCAGGCACAAGGTTATACTTGCTACCAAACCAGCAAAATAA
- a CDS encoding MotA/TolQ/ExbB proton channel family protein produces the protein MISGLLLQITQPATNLADTLSATLTQNAAQPTEISLSIWELALKGGWIMIPLALMSVIAVYIFTERYIVINRASRDEHNFMNNIRDFIHNGRIDSALSLCKNNRTPIARMIEKGINRIGKPLNDINAAIENVGKLEVAKLEKNLAAMATIAGAAPMLGFLGTVIGMVQAFYDMSMAGNNIDIAMLSGGIYQAMITTVAGLIVGIIGYICYNILVARVEKVVFILEARATEFMDLLHEPAS, from the coding sequence ATGATTTCAGGACTTCTTCTTCAAATTACACAGCCTGCTACAAATCTGGCAGATACATTATCAGCAACTTTAACACAAAATGCAGCACAACCGACGGAAATAAGTCTTTCAATATGGGAACTGGCATTAAAAGGCGGCTGGATAATGATACCACTCGCATTGATGTCGGTTATAGCTGTTTATATCTTTACCGAACGATATATTGTCATCAACCGGGCTTCACGCGATGAGCATAACTTTATGAATAACATCCGTGATTTTATACATAATGGCAGAATTGATTCAGCTTTGTCGCTGTGTAAAAATAACCGCACCCCAATTGCCCGAATGATAGAAAAAGGCATCAACCGGATTGGGAAACCTTTGAACGACATCAATGCAGCAATTGAGAATGTAGGGAAACTGGAAGTTGCCAAACTGGAAAAGAACCTGGCAGCTATGGCTACCATCGCCGGAGCTGCACCCATGCTTGGCTTTCTGGGTACAGTAATTGGCATGGTACAGGCTTTTTACGATATGTCAATGGCCGGCAACAATATTGATATTGCAATGCTGTCAGGAGGAATTTATCAGGCAATGATTACAACTGTTGCAGGTCTTATAGTTGGAATTATTGGATATATATGTTACAATATCCTTGTTGCCAGAGTAGAAAAAGTGGTATTTATACTTGAAGCCAGAGCCACTGAGTTTATGGATTTGCTCCACGAACCTGCATCCTGA